The following coding sequences lie in one Oryctolagus cuniculus chromosome 7, mOryCun1.1, whole genome shotgun sequence genomic window:
- the TNFSF4 gene encoding tumor necrosis factor ligand superfamily member 4, whose protein sequence is MEGVRPLEENVGNAPRPRFERNKLLLVASVVQALGLLLCLTYVCQHSHAPEVSLQYPPIENIMTQLQILTSHECEEDSFILPLQKRDGTMEVQNNSVVIQCDGFYLLSLKGYFSQEVSISLHYRKGEEPFPILKKTKFANSNVVLKLGYKDKVYLNVTTDSASCKQLSVNAGELIVILQNPGGYCAP, encoded by the exons ATGGAAGGGGTCCGACCCCTAGAAGAGAATGTGGGAAACGCACCAAGGCCAAGGTTTGAGAGAAACAAGCTATTGCTGGTGGCCTCCGTAGTTCAGGCACTGGGGCTGCTTCTGTGCCTCACCTACGTCTGCCAGCACTCCCATGCTCCCGAG GTGTCACTTCAGTATCCTCCAATTGAAAATATCATGACACAACTTCAAA tcTTAACATCCCATGAGTGTGAAGAGGACAGTTTCATCCTCCCACTCCAAAAAAGGGACGGAACCATGGAAGTGCAAAACAACTCAGTCGTCATCCagtgtgatggcttttatctccTGTCTCTGAAGGGCTACTTCTCCCAGGAGGTCAGCATTAGTCTTCACTATCGGAAGGGTGAGGAGCCCTTCCCGATCCTGAAGAAGACCAAGTTTGCCAACTCCAACGTGGTGTTAAAATTGGGTTACAAAGACAAAGTCTACCTGAATGTGACCACCGACAGCGCCTCCTGCAAGCAGCTCAGTGTGAATGCTGGGGAGCTGATTGTCATCCTTCAAAATCCCGGTGGGTACTGCGCTCCCTGA